gaaaaagaaaagaaaagaaaagaaaagaaaaactgggGTCCTCACTTTACATTTTCCTAACCACAATTAAGCCACAATTCTTCCAAATTCTCTATCTCGAACTGCTTTTGTTCTTGTTAATTCAGTTCAGTTTTTCAGTATTTCGAGAAAAAAATTTGGTACTTGGTAatccaaaaacttttttttttttttttaaaaaattaaaaaataacccTAGTTTCTCAACATTACCCACTTCCGATTTCGCAGTTCTTTTTCCTAATCAATCTGGATTTGTATCGGTTTTTTAACCCTCGAAACTAATAACGCTAAGAATAAGCATTTCCTTATGATCTTCGAGTCGTGGGATTCTTGATTATTTTGAAAGTCCTTAAAGCAGTCAAGTAAATTTTTAGTCATGCTCAGTTCTTCTTAATGCTAACCCTTCAGCTAATAAGACTGACGTTTTCTTTTCAACACTCGGGACAAGAGAGAAATAACAGAAAGAGGGAGTAGTCATTTCTGACAATGCTTGAGTAGCAATTCTGTGGAATTCCGATTCCAGATATTTTTTAAAGCAATTGAAACATTGATTGACAAGAATGGCTCGAAAAAATCGTCAATACCAAAGCCTTCTTGATTTTTGATACAAAGCTTGATCTAATAAACACTCTTTTTTTGGGGGAAAGAACATTTTAGACCATCAAAATTGCCCTTTTGCACTCCCAAACTATCGCCTTCTGTAAATTTTACGGATGTTTACGGTTTTGATAATCTGGTGTAAGTTGAAAAAATAGGTGGTATGTATTTTCTATCGCCAAAGACAGAGAAATGAAAGAGATGAATGATAACCACTTCTGATAATGATTGAGCTTTGGAATTCCAGATGATTTTGAAAGCAATCGAAGCATTGAACGACAAGAATGGCTCCAACAAATCCTCAATAGCAAAGCATATTGAATCCACGTACGGAGACTTGCCTACTGGGCACTCAGCACTACTCACGCACCACCTCAACAGAATGAAAGAGAGTGGAGAGCTGGTCTTCTGGAAAAACAACTACATGAAGCGGGACCCGAGTGCGCCTCCTAGGCGGGGCCGTGGCAGGCCACCTAAGCCGAAGGTTGCACTGCCACAGGCCATGGATTTGACTCCAAAACCAACAAGGCCTAGGGGCCGCCCACCTAAGGACCCAAATGCGCCTCCAAAGCCACCGAAGGTGAAGGTCTCAACAGGTAGTGGGAAGCCAAGAGGGCGGCCAAGGAAGATGGCAAGGCCTAGTGGAGGATTGGGAGGACCGCCACCAATGGCATCAACAACTACTGGCAAACCAAGGGGTCGGGGTCGGCCACCAAAGGCGAAGGCTCCAGTGTCTGAAGGGAGTGTTCAACAATAAACTCTTTGATGGTGGCAGTGGTGTTCTACGTCTTCATGTCTCTCCTTTGTAGAATTGGGTAATGTTAGCTCTAATTTGTGTTCCATGTAATTGCATGTACAAGGTAATGTAGCTGTTATTGAGGCTTTGTTGATTTCTAATTGTAATAGAGGATATGGCTAGTTCTAATGATGCTCTTAGGAGTTGTTTATTCCTTGAGTCTATGATTCCATTGcatttatttcttctttgtttttggggCTAGAACTTGGGAATGTGAACGGTGGTTCTTGTTGCATGGAGCTGGTTTTGGAAGGTAAATTTGGGGCAGTCAACCTGGACATGTGATTATTGGGTTGATGACTCGGAGGGAACCGTTTTTTTCTTTGGTAAGACCACATGTTGTACGATAGAATTGCCTCTATGATAGGGTCTTATCGATAGCCATAGGCGTGTCTGTCTGTTTGTTATAGGCCCTTTGGCCCACTCGTGAATTGATGAATGAGCTGGTTGATGACAATGGCTTTTGAGTGGCGGCTCCATTTGATCGACAAATGGGTGCGAGGGGCTGTCGATTTTTTCAATTGGCTAAGTTAGTTAGCTTGTATTAACTTCTACAAAGCTATCAAAAGGTATTTAGTTTCGTTCGGATCATTGGATGAGTTAAATTctgttttagatttattttaatatttaaatatattatttttaaattactaaatatcatttaacttaaaatatttttacacgtgaaatttatagtattttttaattcaatgctTTTTTATCACatggtatttataattttttttaattttttcttaaatatatataaatttattttaacatttaaatatatttaaatttattttaaatagactctataaaatttattttattattttaattcattattatttataaaaaaaaacttcatcTAAATTTAATTCAACATTCTGAACTTAAAAAAGGACAAGGAGCTTGGATTTCAGCCGGGAATGAACTCTGACGGGCTGACCCGTCTACGTGACTTGATTGCTCCACGACAGATGGGCCATCGTCTGAAACCTGATGCCATCacttatgattttatttgattagaGTGTAACTTTTTGGGCTAAGTTAGGTTGCATTAACGGATCCAAGGCACACTATTTAGGGGCATATCTCTTCTAAATGAATGTCCAAAAACGTAA
The genomic region above belongs to Carya illinoinensis cultivar Pawnee chromosome 4, C.illinoinensisPawnee_v1, whole genome shotgun sequence and contains:
- the LOC122308538 gene encoding HMG-Y-related protein A-like; amino-acid sequence: MAAEETNKPKSIPPYPEMILKAIEALNDKNGSNKSSIAKHIESTYGDLPTGHSALLTHHLNRMKESGELVFWKNNYMKRDPSAPPRRGRGRPPKPKVALPQAMDLTPKPTRPRGRPPKDPNAPPKPPKVKVSTGSGKPRGRPRKMARPSGGLGGPPPMASTTTGKPRGRGRPPKAKAPVSEGSVQQ